The following proteins are encoded in a genomic region of Neovison vison isolate M4711 chromosome 12, ASM_NN_V1, whole genome shotgun sequence:
- the MYL6 gene encoding myosin light polypeptide 6 isoform X1, whose translation MCDFTEDQTAEFKEAFQLFDRTGDGKILYSQCGDVMRALGQNPTNAEVLKVLGNPKSDEMNVKVLDFEHFLPMLQTVAKNKDQGTYEDYVEGLRVFDKEGNGTVMGAEIRHVLVTLGEKMTEEEVEMLVAGHEDSNGCINYEAFVRHILSG comes from the exons ATG TGTGATTTCACCGAGGACCAGACTGCAG AGTTCAAAGAGGCCTTTCAGCTGTTTGACCGAACAGGGGATGGCAAGATCCTGTACAGCCAGTGTGGGGACGTGATGAGGGCCCTGGGCCAGAACCCCACGAACGCCGAGGTGCTCAAGGTCCTGGGGAACCCCAAGAGTGATG AGATGAATGTGAAGGTGCTGGACTTTGAACACTTCCTGCCCATGCTGCAAACTGTGGCCAAGAACAAGGACCAGGGCACTTATGAGGACTATGTCGAAGGCCTGCGGGTGTTTGACAAGGAGGGAAATGGCACCGTCATGGGTGCTGAAATCCGGCATGTTCTTGTCACGCTGG GTGAGAAGATGACGGAGGAAGAAGTAGAGATGCTGGTGGCAGGGCACGAGGACAGCAACGGTTGTATCAACTATGAAG CGTTTGTGAGGCATATCCTGTCGGGGTGA
- the MYL6 gene encoding myosin light polypeptide 6 isoform X2 has protein sequence MCDFTEDQTAEFKEAFQLFDRTGDGKILYSQCGDVMRALGQNPTNAEVLKVLGNPKSDEMNVKVLDFEHFLPMLQTVAKNKDQGTYEDYVEGLRVFDKEGNGTVMGAEIRHVLVTLGEKMTEEEVEMLVAGHEDSNGCINYEELVRMVLNG, from the exons ATG TGTGATTTCACCGAGGACCAGACTGCAG AGTTCAAAGAGGCCTTTCAGCTGTTTGACCGAACAGGGGATGGCAAGATCCTGTACAGCCAGTGTGGGGACGTGATGAGGGCCCTGGGCCAGAACCCCACGAACGCCGAGGTGCTCAAGGTCCTGGGGAACCCCAAGAGTGATG AGATGAATGTGAAGGTGCTGGACTTTGAACACTTCCTGCCCATGCTGCAAACTGTGGCCAAGAACAAGGACCAGGGCACTTATGAGGACTATGTCGAAGGCCTGCGGGTGTTTGACAAGGAGGGAAATGGCACCGTCATGGGTGCTGAAATCCGGCATGTTCTTGTCACGCTGG GTGAGAAGATGACGGAGGAAGAAGTAGAGATGCTGGTGGCAGGGCACGAGGACAGCAACGGTTGTATCAACTATGAAG AGCTTGTCCGTATGGTGCTGAATGGCTGA